The genomic stretch AGGGGGGCCATACAAGCCTTTTGTCGCCCTTAGGAAAAAGGTGTCAGGAACCTTTTCTTGACACGGGTGGGGGGTTGGTGTAATTTGTCGAGCATGGGACGGGCCAAGCGGGTTGACGTTGGCGGGCTGGTTTACCACGCGCTCAACCGGGGCAATGCTGGGCGGACCCTGTTCGGGGACGGGGCCGACTACGCCGCCTTTGAGCGCGTGCTCTCCGAGACGCTCCAACGAGTTGACATGCGTATTCTCAGTTATTGCTTGATGCCGAACCATTGGCATCTTGTCCTCTGGCCGCGACGTGATGGCGACCTGTCCGCGTTCATGCGGTGGCTGACTCTGACGCACACCCAACGCTGGCACGCGGCTCGAAGGACCGCCGGGTCGGGCCATGTGTACCAGGGACGGTATCGTTCCTTTGTCATCGAGACCGAAGGCTACCTCGTCTGCGCCTGCCGATATGTGGAGCGCAATGCCCTCCGGGCCGGCTTGGTCCAGGCGGCGGAGGATTGGCGCTGGGGTTCGCTGTGGCGCGGGATGCATCCCGAGGTGACCGAGGACGTACCGGCCTTGAGCGATTGGCCGATCGAACGTCCCCCTCGGTGGCGGTGGCTGGTGAATCTCCCCCAACCGGCGGAGGAGGAGCAGACGCTGAAGCGCTGCGTCGAGCGGGGCCGGCCATTCGGCACGGAGGACTGGGTCTCCCGGATGGCCAAGCGCCTGGGTCTGGAAGCCACGCTCCGTGGCCGCGGCCGTCCGCCTAAAAAAGGTTCCTGACACCTTTTCCCGCCCGAAAAAGGTTCCTGACACCTTTTTGTGAGGGCGGGGTGCTTGACGAGACCGCCCGCGGCCGATATAAAGAGGTGAGGGAAGGATGCGCCGAATGATGCCGCAGGAAAAGGACAAAAAGGACAAGCGGAAGGCCTGGCTCCTCGGCTTGGGGCTGGATAATGAGGACGGTCACCTCCGCGTGACCCGCGGGGAGAACTTTCACCTGGTCGGCGGGAGCGAGGACACGCACTCGACGATGCAGGAGAAGGCCGTCAAGTTCAACGAGAAACTTCGGGAGCGCGGCCGGCGGCTGGAGGAAGTTACCAAAGACGAGTTCCGCGACATCGCCCACCAGATCGGCCTGACGGACAAGAACCTGTCCCCCTGAGTTTCGGGGGGCCATTACTACTACGCTACAAGCGCTGGGCATCGTTTGAGGCCGAAGGCCTCACACAGCATAGCCCAGGGCAACGCCCTGGGTTTCGAAGACCCGCCTCGGCCCAAGCCCTGAAGGGGCGCAACAAATGGGGCCTTTTGTCACGCCCCTTCAGGGCTTCCGGATTTGACAAAGGGTTTTTCCTTCGCGCTCCTCGACCCAGGGCGATGCCCTGGGCTGCATTGTGGCAGCCCCTTGGGCTGCTTGACGACCACCAACACAAACCGCGCTTGTAGCGTAGTAATACTATCCCCAATGGC from Planctomycetota bacterium encodes the following:
- a CDS encoding transposase, whose amino-acid sequence is MGRAKRVDVGGLVYHALNRGNAGRTLFGDGADYAAFERVLSETLQRVDMRILSYCLMPNHWHLVLWPRRDGDLSAFMRWLTLTHTQRWHAARRTAGSGHVYQGRYRSFVIETEGYLVCACRYVERNALRAGLVQAAEDWRWGSLWRGMHPEVTEDVPALSDWPIERPPRWRWLVNLPQPAEEEQTLKRCVERGRPFGTEDWVSRMAKRLGLEATLRGRGRPPKKGS